A stretch of Roseovarius sp. M141 DNA encodes these proteins:
- a CDS encoding FAD-binding oxidoreductase — translation MLEKLRDLIGAANVLTGSDMDSYARDWSGAPQGTPLAVARPASTVEVSAIVKLANETGTTIVPISGNTGLTGATSADGALLLSLGRMSKIREIRPSSRLAIVEAGAILASIHDAVAEHGLIFPLFFGARGSAMIGGALSTNAGGSNVLRYGNTRDLCLGIEAVLPTGEVIDLMRQLHKDNSGYDLRHLLIGAEGTLGIITAAVIKLFPAPLANATAMVAVPRVGDALTLLNRLQQETGGAVQAFEYMPRAYIETHLKQSPGARAPFDDRYDVNIMVEVGATAPRDAEPDENGQIPIATHLENVLAALFEEGAILDAVVAQNEAQRREMWARREAAAEVITYQTPHVDRDIAVPVDRMQEFLDRIAEMIAELDPGAQDVSVAHLGDGNLHLGVFPTRDDDDLCQQIGDLAEDAAVAMGGSFSAEHGIGLKKRAAMARHKNPAAMAAMRTIKAALDPNGILNPGKVLPDV, via the coding sequence ATGCTGGAGAAACTCCGCGATCTCATCGGCGCCGCCAATGTCCTGACCGGCAGCGACATGGACAGCTATGCGCGCGATTGGTCGGGCGCCCCGCAGGGCACGCCGCTGGCCGTGGCCCGCCCCGCATCGACCGTCGAGGTGTCGGCCATCGTCAAGCTGGCGAATGAGACCGGCACGACGATCGTGCCTATCTCGGGCAATACCGGCCTGACCGGCGCTACGTCAGCCGATGGCGCGCTGCTGCTGTCACTGGGGCGCATGTCGAAGATCCGCGAAATCCGCCCCTCCAGCCGCCTTGCCATTGTCGAGGCCGGCGCGATCCTGGCCAGCATCCACGACGCGGTGGCCGAACACGGGCTGATCTTTCCACTGTTTTTCGGGGCGCGCGGATCGGCCATGATCGGTGGTGCACTGTCAACCAACGCGGGCGGCTCGAACGTGCTACGCTATGGCAACACCCGCGATCTGTGTCTGGGGATCGAGGCGGTGTTGCCCACGGGCGAGGTGATCGACCTGATGCGCCAGCTGCACAAGGACAATTCCGGCTATGACCTGCGCCATCTGCTGATCGGGGCCGAGGGCACGCTGGGCATCATCACCGCCGCAGTGATCAAGCTCTTCCCCGCGCCGCTTGCCAATGCCACCGCGATGGTCGCCGTGCCGCGCGTGGGCGATGCGCTGACCCTTTTGAACCGATTGCAGCAGGAAACGGGCGGCGCCGTGCAGGCGTTCGAATACATGCCGCGCGCCTATATCGAAACGCATCTCAAGCAATCTCCGGGCGCGCGGGCGCCTTTTGACGACCGCTATGACGTCAACATCATGGTCGAGGTCGGTGCTACCGCGCCGCGCGATGCAGAGCCGGACGAAAATGGGCAGATTCCCATTGCCACCCATCTGGAAAACGTCCTTGCGGCCCTCTTCGAAGAGGGCGCGATTCTGGATGCCGTGGTCGCCCAGAACGAGGCGCAACGCCGCGAGATGTGGGCCCGGCGCGAGGCCGCAGCCGAGGTGATCACCTATCAGACGCCGCATGTGGACCGCGACATCGCCGTGCCAGTCGACCGCATGCAGGAGTTTCTGGACCGCATAGCCGAGATGATTGCCGAGCTTGATCCCGGCGCGCAGGACGTATCTGTCGCGCATCTGGGCGATGGAAACCTGCATCTTGGCGTGTTCCCCACCCGCGATGACGACGATCTGTGCCAACAGATCGGCGATTTGGCAGAAGACGCGGCCGTTGCGATGGGCGGCAGTTTTTCGGCCGAGCATGGCATCGGGCTGAAAAAGCGCGCCGCGATGGCGCGTCACAAGAACCCGGCCGCGATGGCCGCGATGCGCACGATCAAGGCGGCGCTCGATCCGAATGGGATTCTGAACCCTGGCAAGGTCCTGCCTGACGTCTGA
- a CDS encoding Lrp/AsnC ligand binding domain-containing protein, producing MHCVFVNIRCKPGTSYKVAEEITLREVHSELYSTSGPFDLLLKLYIPDAEDVGIFINENLLNIPNIERTETTLTFKAF from the coding sequence ATGCACTGCGTTTTCGTAAACATCCGCTGCAAGCCCGGCACCTCCTACAAGGTGGCTGAAGAAATCACCCTGCGCGAGGTCCATTCCGAGCTGTACTCGACCTCTGGCCCGTTCGATCTGCTGCTGAAACTCTACATCCCCGACGCCGAGGACGTGGGCATATTCATCAACGAGAACCTGCTGAATATCCCGAATATCGAGCGCACTGAAACCACCCTCACCTTCAAGGCGTTCTAG
- a CDS encoding tellurite resistance TerB family protein, producing MNETVTHPLSAQDCLVAVMIAVSASDEQIRTAELIKIESAVNNLPIFGDYDEDRVHIVAQTVFDLFSDEDGLDALFGLIRDNLPERLFETAYALACDVAAADGTLADSELRLLEEIRYELNLDRLHAAAIERGARARHMSL from the coding sequence ATGAACGAGACCGTGACGCACCCGCTGAGCGCGCAGGACTGCCTGGTGGCCGTCATGATCGCGGTTTCCGCCTCGGATGAACAGATTCGCACCGCCGAACTGATCAAGATCGAAAGCGCCGTGAACAACCTGCCGATCTTTGGCGATTATGACGAGGATCGCGTCCATATCGTGGCGCAGACGGTGTTCGATCTGTTCTCGGACGAGGATGGGCTGGACGCCCTGTTTGGCCTGATCCGCGACAACCTGCCCGAACGCCTGTTCGAAACCGCCTACGCGCTGGCCTGCGACGTGGCCGCCGCCGATGGCACGCTGGCCGACAGCGAACTGCGCTTGCTGGAGGAAATCCGCTACGAGCTGAACCTCGACCGCCTTCATGCCGCCGCGATCGAGCGCGGCGCGCGTGCCCGCCACATGAGCCTGTGA
- a CDS encoding lysine--tRNA ligase, with product MSDLRDAAMTSKAWPFEEARRLLKRYEKKAPEKGYVLFETGYGPSGLPHIGTFGEVLRTTMIRRAFELISDIPTRLICFSDDLDGMRKVPGNVPDSEALAEHLQKPLTSVPDPFGTHDSFGAHNNAMLRRFLDTFGFEYEFISATEFYRSGQFDEVLLRAAERYDDVMKVMLKSLRDERRQTYSIFLPIHPETGRVLYVPIKHVDAANGTITFDTEDGQEMTLPVTGGNVKLQWKPDFGARWAALDVDFEMYGKDHSTNTPIYDRICEILGGKKPEHFTYELFLDENGQKISKTSGNGISIDEWLTYASTESLSYFMYAKPKTAKRMHFDVIPKAVDEYHQQLRAHAGQDAAARVNNPVFHIHPDGVPESRMVVPFSMLLNLASVAGAERKDQLWGFIQRYAPDASAEANPDMDQAVGHALRYYADFVKPAKVYRAPTDLEREALMELRDQLAAYDGRRDDEALQSVVYGVGRDRFDPLRDWFKALYEVLLGASQGPRFGGFIALYGVDETVQLIDDALAGKFI from the coding sequence ATGTCCGATTTGCGCGACGCTGCAATGACCTCGAAAGCCTGGCCGTTCGAAGAAGCGCGCCGGCTGCTGAAACGGTATGAGAAGAAGGCCCCCGAGAAGGGTTACGTGCTGTTCGAGACGGGCTATGGCCCCTCTGGTTTGCCGCATATCGGCACCTTCGGCGAAGTGCTGCGCACTACGATGATCCGCCGTGCGTTCGAATTGATCAGTGATATTCCCACGCGCCTGATTTGTTTTTCCGACGATCTGGACGGCATGCGCAAGGTGCCCGGCAACGTGCCGGACAGCGAGGCGCTGGCCGAGCATCTGCAAAAGCCGCTGACCTCCGTGCCCGATCCGTTCGGCACGCATGACAGCTTTGGCGCGCATAACAACGCGATGTTGCGGCGGTTTCTGGATACGTTCGGGTTCGAATACGAATTCATTTCAGCGACTGAATTCTACCGCTCCGGCCAGTTTGACGAGGTGCTGCTGCGCGCTGCCGAACGCTATGACGACGTGATGAAGGTCATGCTGAAATCCCTGCGGGACGAGCGCCGCCAGACCTATTCGATCTTCCTGCCGATCCACCCCGAAACGGGGCGCGTTCTGTACGTGCCGATCAAACATGTCGATGCCGCCAATGGCACGATCACGTTCGACACCGAAGACGGGCAGGAAATGACGCTGCCGGTCACGGGGGGCAACGTGAAATTGCAGTGGAAGCCCGATTTCGGCGCCCGCTGGGCCGCGCTGGACGTCGATTTCGAAATGTATGGCAAGGATCACAGCACCAACACGCCGATCTATGACAGAATTTGCGAAATCCTGGGCGGCAAGAAGCCCGAGCATTTTACGTATGAGCTGTTTCTGGACGAGAATGGTCAGAAAATCTCGAAAACTTCGGGCAATGGCATCAGCATCGACGAATGGCTGACCTATGCCTCGACGGAGTCGCTGAGCTATTTCATGTATGCCAAGCCGAAAACGGCCAAGCGGATGCATTTCGACGTGATCCCCAAGGCGGTGGATGAATATCATCAGCAATTGCGCGCCCATGCGGGGCAGGATGCGGCGGCGCGGGTCAATAACCCGGTGTTTCATATCCACCCGGACGGCGTGCCGGAAAGCCGCATGGTCGTGCCGTTCTCGATGTTGCTCAACCTCGCCTCGGTCGCCGGGGCCGAGCGTAAGGACCAGTTGTGGGGGTTCATTCAGCGCTACGCGCCCGATGCTAGCGCCGAGGCGAATCCCGACATGGATCAGGCCGTGGGCCATGCGTTGCGCTACTACGCCGATTTCGTGAAACCGGCCAAGGTATACCGCGCCCCGACTGATCTGGAGCGTGAGGCGCTTATGGAACTGCGCGACCAGTTGGCAGCCTATGACGGCCGGCGCGATGACGAGGCGCTGCAATCTGTGGTGTATGGCGTGGGGCGCGACCGTTTCGATCCGCTGCGCGACTGGTTCAAAGCCCTCTACGAGGTGCTTCTGGGCGCGTCGCAAGGGCCGCGCTTCGGCGGGTTTATCGCGCTTTACGGGGTGGATGAAACTGTGCAGTTGATCGATGACGCATTGGCTGGCAAGTTCATCTGA
- a CDS encoding cytochrome c, with protein MKYAVMAVGLGGLGVLAACMQTSSMPEADEGRRLYVENCVQCHGPSGKGDGPLAKRLSPKPTDLTQLSSQGKFPRARVLSTIDGYHRAQIPGEQMPEFGALLEGDTVPVQTGDGVMTPTPRPLAALLAYLESIQDV; from the coding sequence ATGAAATACGCAGTGATGGCGGTCGGGCTGGGCGGGCTTGGCGTTCTGGCGGCCTGCATGCAGACCAGTTCCATGCCCGAGGCCGATGAGGGCCGCAGGCTATATGTCGAGAATTGCGTGCAATGTCATGGCCCTTCGGGCAAGGGCGATGGGCCGCTGGCCAAGCGCCTGTCGCCCAAGCCGACAGACCTGACGCAGCTGTCCAGCCAGGGCAAATTCCCGCGCGCGCGGGTGCTCTCGACCATCGACGGCTATCACCGGGCGCAGATCCCCGGCGAGCAGATGCCGGAATTTGGCGCATTGCTGGAGGGTGATACCGTTCCGGTTCAGACCGGCGATGGTGTGATGACTCCGACACCGCGCCCTCTGGCCGCGCTCTTGGCCTATCTGGAATCGATTCAGGACGTCTGA
- a CDS encoding 3-oxoacid CoA-transferase subunit B yields the protein MPWDRNQMAERAAQELEDGMYVNLGIGIPTLVANYVGDKEITLQSENGMLGMGAFPYEGDEDPDLINAGKQTITELNRTSYFDSATSFGMIRGGKIAAAILGAMEVAENGDLANWMIPGKLVKGMGGAMDLVAGVGKVIVVMDHTSKHGDSKLLKKCTLPLTGTGVVNRIITNLGVLDVVEGGLKIVETADGVTEDEMRAATGATIV from the coding sequence ATGCCCTGGGACCGTAACCAAATGGCCGAACGCGCCGCGCAAGAGCTGGAAGACGGCATGTATGTCAACCTTGGCATCGGCATCCCGACGCTGGTGGCCAACTATGTCGGCGACAAGGAGATCACCCTGCAATCCGAAAACGGCATGCTGGGCATGGGCGCCTTTCCCTACGAGGGCGACGAAGACCCCGACCTGATCAACGCAGGCAAGCAGACGATTACCGAACTCAACCGCACGTCCTATTTCGACAGCGCGACCAGCTTCGGCATGATTCGCGGGGGCAAGATCGCGGCGGCGATCCTTGGCGCGATGGAGGTCGCGGAAAATGGCGATCTGGCGAACTGGATGATTCCCGGCAAGCTGGTCAAGGGTATGGGCGGCGCGATGGATCTGGTCGCCGGCGTCGGCAAGGTTATCGTCGTGATGGACCACACCAGCAAGCATGGCGACAGCAAATTGCTGAAGAAGTGCACCCTGCCGCTGACCGGCACAGGTGTCGTGAATCGCATCATCACGAACCTGGGCGTTCTGGACGTGGTCGAAGGCGGCCTGAAGATTGTCGAGACCGCCGATGGCGTCACCGAGGATGAAATGCGCGCCGCAACCGGGGCGACCATCGTCTAA
- a CDS encoding CoA transferase subunit A encodes MKKVYPDAAAALDGVLFDGMTIAAGGFGLCGIPELLLQAIKDAGTKDLTFASNNAGVDDFGIGILLQTRQVKKMLSSYVGENAEFMRQYLAGELEIEFNPQGTLAERMRAGGAGIPGFYTKTGVGTQVAEGKEHKDFDGETYILERGIVADLAIVKAWKADDTGNLIFRKTARNFNPPAAMCGKICVAEVEEIVPRGSLDPDNIHLPGIYVHRLIQGDHEKRIEQRTTRKREDV; translated from the coding sequence ATGAAGAAAGTATATCCTGACGCCGCCGCTGCGCTGGATGGGGTGCTGTTCGACGGCATGACCATCGCCGCCGGCGGCTTTGGTCTGTGCGGCATCCCAGAGCTGCTGCTACAGGCCATCAAGGACGCAGGAACGAAGGATCTGACCTTCGCCAGCAACAATGCGGGTGTCGACGATTTTGGCATCGGCATCCTGCTGCAAACGCGGCAGGTGAAGAAAATGCTCAGCTCCTATGTGGGCGAAAATGCCGAATTCATGCGCCAATATCTGGCGGGCGAGCTTGAGATCGAATTCAACCCCCAAGGCACCCTGGCCGAACGGATGCGTGCCGGCGGCGCGGGCATTCCCGGCTTTTACACTAAAACCGGCGTCGGCACGCAGGTGGCCGAAGGCAAGGAACACAAGGATTTCGACGGCGAGACCTATATCCTTGAACGTGGCATCGTCGCGGATCTGGCGATCGTCAAGGCGTGGAAGGCCGACGACACCGGCAACCTGATTTTCCGCAAGACCGCGCGCAACTTCAACCCGCCTGCCGCGATGTGCGGCAAGATCTGCGTTGCCGAGGTCGAGGAAATCGTGCCACGCGGATCGCTGGACCCCGACAACATCCACCTGCCCGGCATCTATGTGCACCGCCTGATCCAAGGCGATCATGAGAAACGGATCGAACAGCGCACCACGCGCAAAAGGGAGGACGTGTAA
- a CDS encoding L,D-transpeptidase, with amino-acid sequence MTDTKFNRRAALAGGAAAFVTLATPGILRAQADGARRNVSSFVTQNWQDHFDTLGSGAIVCDTTSRALHYWNSDATDYRVYPTSVPMTDDLTRTGYTKIVRKKVGPDWTPTSNMKAANPDLPDYMPPGPGNPLGTHAMYLTWPAYLIHGTHDTRKIGRKSSSGCIGLYNAKIEELFAVTPIGTQVRII; translated from the coding sequence ATGACCGATACCAAATTCAACCGCCGCGCCGCATTGGCCGGGGGCGCTGCCGCATTCGTCACACTGGCCACGCCCGGCATCCTGCGTGCCCAAGCCGACGGAGCACGTCGTAACGTCTCCAGCTTCGTCACCCAGAACTGGCAGGATCACTTCGATACGCTGGGATCGGGCGCAATCGTTTGCGATACGACGTCGCGCGCCTTGCACTACTGGAATTCGGACGCGACCGATTACCGCGTCTACCCCACATCCGTGCCCATGACCGACGATCTGACACGCACCGGCTATACCAAGATCGTGCGCAAGAAGGTCGGGCCCGATTGGACGCCGACATCGAACATGAAAGCAGCTAACCCAGATCTGCCCGATTACATGCCGCCCGGTCCCGGCAACCCTTTGGGTACGCATGCAATGTATCTGACATGGCCCGCCTATCTGATCCACGGCACGCATGACACCCGCAAGATCGGGCGCAAATCGTCGTCTGGCTGCATCGGCCTGTACAACGCCAAGATCGAAGAGCTGTTCGCGGTGACCCCGATCGGCACGCAAGTCCGCATCATTTGA
- the topA gene encoding type I DNA topoisomerase, whose translation MPVVVVESPAKAKTINKYLGPDYTVLASYGHVRDLPPKDGSVDPDNGFDMKWEIGTDSRKHVKAIADALANDNALILATDPDREGEAISWHLEEALRKRKAIKKDTPVSRVVFNAITKAAVTEAMANPRQVDAPLVEAYLARRALDYLVGFNLSPVLWRKLPGAKSAGRVQSVCLRLIVEREMEIEAFNAREYWSVKALLATPRGQEYEARLTTLAGKKLDKFDLANATQAEMAVQAVSSRALSVTSVEAKPASRNPSAPFMTSTLQQEASRKFGMGARQTMSAAQRLYEAGHITYMRTDGIDMAPEAVTAARDAIADRYGKEYVPPSPRIYKNKAKNAQEAHECIRPTEMTRDAAALKITDRDQARLYDLIWKRTLACQMEGARLERTTVEIGSDDGQIGLRATGQVVLFDGFLRVYEEGRDDVADEGDDARLPQIAEGDKAAFGKSGLKAQFAKADKSDSIIEDSAPGMARHDAAILSENAAVLGLQSHTQPPPRYTEATLVKRMEELGIGRPSTYASIVTTIQDREYVRKDGNRLIPEDKGRIVTIFLLNFFKQYVGYEFTANLEEELDHVSAGEADWKDILTRFWRDFSAAIAETTELRISEVLDVLDDALAPTLYPPREDGSDPRVCPLCGEGKLHLKTSKSGGFVGCGRYPECRYTRPIGADAAESGDRVLGEDQGDEISLRSGRFGPYVQRGEATEENKKPPRASLPKGWTPDAMDLEKALTLLSLPREVGAHPDDGELIEAGIGRYGPFVKHGKLYANLKEVDEVFTIGMNRAVEVLAQKLASRGAGRAAAKPLKELGEHPESGGAINVMEGRYGPYVKWEKVNATLPKGTEPEDVTVAMAVDLIAEKAAKAGKGGAKKKAPAKKAPAKKTTAKKPSVKKAAPKKAAAEKTTAKKTATKKPATKKKADEE comes from the coding sequence ATGCCCGTCGTCGTCGTCGAATCCCCGGCCAAGGCCAAGACAATCAACAAGTATCTCGGCCCGGATTACACGGTGCTGGCATCCTACGGTCACGTGCGCGACCTGCCGCCCAAGGATGGCTCGGTCGATCCCGATAACGGATTTGACATGAAGTGGGAGATCGGCACCGACAGCCGCAAACACGTCAAGGCAATCGCCGATGCGCTGGCAAACGACAACGCCCTGATCCTCGCGACCGACCCCGACCGCGAGGGCGAGGCGATCAGCTGGCATCTGGAAGAGGCGCTGCGAAAGCGCAAGGCCATCAAGAAGGACACGCCGGTCAGCCGCGTCGTCTTCAACGCAATCACCAAGGCCGCCGTGACCGAGGCGATGGCCAATCCCCGTCAAGTCGACGCGCCGCTGGTCGAGGCTTATCTGGCCCGCCGCGCGCTGGATTATCTGGTGGGTTTCAACCTCAGCCCGGTCCTCTGGCGCAAGCTGCCCGGCGCGAAATCGGCCGGGCGCGTGCAATCCGTCTGCCTGCGCCTGATCGTCGAGCGCGAGATGGAGATCGAGGCGTTCAACGCCCGCGAATACTGGTCCGTCAAGGCGCTGCTGGCCACGCCTCGCGGTCAGGAATACGAGGCACGCCTGACGACCTTGGCGGGCAAAAAGCTGGACAAGTTCGATCTGGCGAACGCCACGCAGGCGGAAATGGCCGTTCAGGCGGTCTCCAGCCGAGCGCTGAGCGTGACCTCGGTCGAGGCGAAACCGGCCAGCCGAAACCCGTCGGCCCCGTTCATGACCTCCACCCTTCAGCAGGAGGCCAGCCGCAAATTCGGCATGGGCGCACGCCAGACGATGAGCGCGGCGCAGCGCCTGTATGAGGCCGGGCATATCACTTATATGCGAACCGACGGCATCGACATGGCCCCCGAGGCCGTGACTGCCGCCCGCGACGCGATTGCCGACCGGTACGGCAAGGAATACGTGCCGCCCTCGCCGCGTATCTACAAGAACAAGGCGAAGAACGCGCAGGAAGCGCATGAATGTATCCGCCCTACGGAAATGACCCGCGACGCGGCGGCGCTAAAGATCACTGACCGCGATCAGGCCCGGCTCTATGATCTGATTTGGAAGCGGACGCTCGCCTGCCAGATGGAGGGCGCCCGGCTGGAGCGCACCACGGTCGAGATCGGCAGCGATGACGGCCAGATCGGGCTGCGCGCGACTGGTCAGGTCGTGCTGTTCGACGGGTTCCTGCGCGTTTACGAGGAAGGCCGCGACGATGTGGCGGACGAAGGCGATGATGCCCGCCTGCCGCAGATTGCCGAGGGCGACAAGGCTGCGTTTGGTAAATCCGGGCTGAAGGCGCAGTTCGCCAAGGCCGACAAATCCGACAGCATCATCGAAGACAGCGCGCCGGGCATGGCCCGTCATGACGCTGCCATCCTGTCTGAAAATGCCGCTGTTCTGGGTCTGCAATCGCACACCCAGCCACCGCCGCGCTATACCGAGGCAACCCTGGTCAAGCGCATGGAGGAGTTGGGCATCGGACGCCCCTCGACCTATGCCAGCATCGTGACCACGATTCAGGACCGCGAATATGTCCGCAAGGACGGCAACCGCCTGATCCCCGAGGACAAGGGGCGGATCGTCACGATCTTCCTGCTCAACTTCTTCAAGCAGTATGTCGGGTACGAGTTCACCGCCAATCTTGAGGAAGAGCTGGATCATGTCAGCGCAGGCGAGGCCGACTGGAAGGATATCCTGACCCGATTCTGGCGCGATTTCTCTGCTGCCATCGCCGAGACGACCGAACTGCGCATTTCCGAGGTGTTGGATGTGCTGGACGACGCGCTTGCGCCCACACTCTATCCGCCGCGCGAGGACGGGAGTGATCCACGCGTCTGCCCGCTCTGCGGTGAGGGCAAGCTGCATCTCAAGACGTCTAAATCTGGCGGTTTCGTCGGCTGCGGACGCTATCCGGAATGCCGCTATACGCGTCCTATCGGCGCGGATGCCGCCGAATCCGGCGACCGCGTGCTGGGCGAGGATCAGGGGGATGAGATCAGCCTGCGCTCGGGCCGCTTTGGCCCATATGTCCAGCGCGGTGAAGCGACAGAAGAGAACAAGAAGCCGCCGCGCGCGTCCCTGCCAAAGGGCTGGACGCCCGACGCGATGGATCTGGAAAAGGCGCTGACTCTGCTCAGCCTGCCGCGCGAAGTAGGCGCGCATCCCGATGATGGTGAGTTGATCGAGGCCGGGATCGGGCGGTACGGGCCGTTCGTCAAGCACGGCAAACTTTACGCCAACCTCAAGGAAGTGGACGAGGTCTTCACCATCGGCATGAACCGCGCGGTCGAGGTTCTGGCGCAAAAACTGGCCAGCCGGGGCGCGGGCCGGGCGGCGGCCAAGCCATTGAAAGAGTTGGGAGAGCATCCCGAAAGCGGCGGTGCAATCAACGTGATGGAAGGGCGCTATGGCCCCTACGTCAAGTGGGAGAAGGTTAACGCAACCTTGCCCAAAGGGACCGAACCGGAGGATGTAACCGTCGCCATGGCAGTGGATCTGATCGCCGAAAAAGCCGCGAAAGCGGGCAAAGGCGGCGCCAAGAAAAAGGCCCCCGCAAAAAAGGCCCCCGCAAAAAAAACCACAGCCAAAAAACCATCCGTCAAAAAAGCGGCGCCAAAGAAGGCTGCCGCTGAAAAAACAACTGCGAAAAAGACGGCGACCAAGAAGCCCGCAACCAAGAAAAAGGCCGACGAAGAATGA
- the dprA gene encoding DNA-processing protein DprA, with translation MPEETHPSTHPPLPPTTEDDRVSWLRLLRSRRVGVATFYRLLAEHGTAQAALTALPEVAKAAGIDDYAVCPEGVVLAEMRAARTARAQMLCVTDPLYPVALRDIPDPPPILWAMGDIGALARPKIAMVGARNASSLGTRMARALAGELSKAGYVIVSGLARGVDTAAHAATVDGGTIAVMAGGVDVLYPAENAKLAGEILRCGVRLSEMPMGTQPQARHFPRRNRIISGLAGAVVVVEAAAKSGSLITARNALDQGREVLAVPGHPFDARAAGCNMLIRDGARLIRSAADVIEALPATQTAQPDLPLLPEPITPDPPECHSLRDASDLHARILSRLGPSPLAEDQLIRDLGTPARTVAPALIDLELDGRIRRQAGGMLSLAD, from the coding sequence ATGCCTGAGGAAACACATCCTTCCACTCACCCCCCACTCCCACCCACCACGGAAGATGATCGGGTATCATGGCTTCGTCTTTTGCGTTCGCGGCGCGTTGGCGTCGCGACCTTTTACCGTCTGCTGGCCGAACATGGCACGGCGCAGGCCGCGCTGACCGCCCTGCCCGAAGTAGCCAAGGCCGCAGGTATCGATGACTACGCCGTCTGCCCCGAAGGCGTCGTTCTGGCTGAAATGCGGGCCGCGCGCACGGCCCGGGCGCAGATGCTCTGCGTGACCGATCCACTTTATCCCGTCGCGCTACGCGACATTCCCGATCCACCCCCTATCCTGTGGGCCATGGGTGATATCGGGGCGTTGGCCCGGCCCAAGATCGCCATGGTTGGCGCGCGCAATGCATCCTCGCTGGGCACACGCATGGCGCGGGCGCTGGCAGGCGAATTGTCGAAGGCTGGATATGTCATCGTGTCCGGCCTTGCCCGCGGCGTCGACACGGCTGCACATGCTGCAACAGTAGATGGCGGAACGATCGCGGTGATGGCCGGCGGCGTCGATGTCCTCTATCCCGCTGAGAACGCGAAACTGGCGGGCGAGATCCTGCGCTGCGGCGTGCGCCTGTCCGAGATGCCGATGGGTACCCAACCGCAGGCGCGTCATTTCCCACGCCGCAACCGGATCATCAGCGGCCTGGCCGGCGCCGTTGTCGTGGTCGAGGCGGCGGCGAAGTCGGGGTCGCTGATCACGGCGCGCAACGCTCTGGATCAGGGGCGCGAAGTGCTGGCTGTGCCCGGCCACCCCTTCGATGCGCGCGCTGCCGGATGTAACATGCTGATCCGTGACGGCGCGCGGCTGATCCGCAGCGCCGCCGACGTGATCGAGGCCTTGCCGGCGACCCAGACAGCTCAGCCCGACTTGCCACTATTGCCCGAACCCATCACCCCCGATCCGCCCGAATGTCACAGCCTGCGTGACGCCTCCGATCTGCACGCACGCATCCTCAGCCGTCTCGGCCCTTCGCCTCTGGCCGAGGATCAGCTGATCCGCGATCTGGGCACACCTGCCCGCACCGTCGCCCCCGCGCTGATTGATCTGGAACTGGACGGGCGCATTCGCAGGCAGGCGGGCGGGATGCTGTCCCTGGCGGACTGA